The genomic segment CGCGCATGAGCACCGAGCCGCGCCCGGTCTCATAGGCCTGGCGGATGCCCGAGCGCCCGAGGATCAGGCCTGCGGTCGGAAAATCCGGCCCGGGCATGACTTCGAGGATCTGGTCGATCGTCGCGCTGGGGTTGTCCATCATCAGCAGCGTGGCGTCGATGACTTCGCGCAGGTTGTGCGTCGGAATATTGGTGGCCATGCCCACGGCGATGCCGCCGCCGCCATTGACCAGCAGGTTCGGGAACCGTGCGGGCAGGACGACAGGCTCGCGCTCGGAGGCGTCGTAGTTGTCCTTGAAGTTGACGGTATCCTTGTCGAGATCCTCGAGCAGGAAGCCCGTGACCTTCTCCATGCGCACTTCGGTGTAGCGCATGGCGGCCGGATCATCGCCGTCGACCGAACCGAAATTGCCCTGCCCGTCGATGAGCGTGACGCCCATCGAGAAATCCTGCGCCATGCGCACCAGCGACATGTAGACGGCGGCGTCGCCATGCGGGTGATACTTACCGATAACGTCGCCGACCACGCGGGCCGACTTCCTGTAGGGCCGGTTCCACTCGTAGCCCTGCTCGTTCATCGAAAACAGGATGCGCCGGTGCACCGGCTTGAGACCGTCCCGCACGTCCGGCAGCGCGCGGCTCACGATCACGCTCATGGCGTAATCGAGATACGACTTGCGCATTTCGTCGGTGATGGAAACGAGAGCGATATCGGAAGGCGTCGCAGCGCCGTTCGCGTCGTCAGGGATATCTGTCACTGGGCTGATTCGATGTTTGCCAACATGGCCATGATATAGGCGATTCCTGGCCCGGACCCAAATCCGGTTGCTGAGTTGTTAACGCCCGTTAGGCGACCGCTTGCGCGTCGAAGTCGCTGCGCGCCCGCTCGATCTGCTGGTATCGCGCATCCGCCCATTCGACGAGAATGGAGAACGGCCGCAGCAGCGACACGCCGAGTTCTGTCAGCTCGTACTCCACCGCCGGCGGAACCGTCGGGAAAACCGTGCGGGAAACCAGCCCGTCGCGCTGCAGCTCCTTGAGCGTCTGCGTCAGCATCTTCTGGGAAATATCGGGAATTGCTCGCCGAATCTGATTGAAGCGCATCGCCCCTGGCGCTAGTTCTAGCACGATGAGCATGCTCCATTTGTCGCTTATTTTGTCGAGTATGCCGCGCACGGGACAATCAGCCAGTGCGCCGTTGATCCCTGCCTTCCGAAATTGAGTGACCACGGCTTCGAGCCTGGCGGCATCATCTGACATCTGAAACTCCCGGTTACCGCGCGGTGACCTTCCGCGGCGAAAGTGCCTTCTTTCGCCCTGGATACGTCGCCGCTATATCGAAGGCAATCTCTTTTAGAGACCTAGTTTTCAACAGAGAGCGAGCGACTGCCCTGTGCAGCGCTTCCACGAACGGAGACTCCCATGGCAAATTTCGCCAATACAACCCTGCTCGTCACGGGCGCCAGCGGCCATCTCGGGCGCAAGGCCGTCGACCAGCTGCTCGCCCGCGGCGCCCAGAAGATCGTCGCCATGACCCGCAGCCCGGACAAGATCGCGGACCTCGCCGCCAAAGGCGTAGAAGTGCGGGCCGGCAGCTTCGATGATACGGCTTCCCTTGACGCGGCCTTCAAGGGTGTCGACCGCCTGCTTCTCATCAGCACCGACACCGTGGGCATTCCCGGCGGTCGCAAGGCCCAGCACATCCGCGCCATCGACGCGGCAGAGCGAGCCGGCGTCAGCCACATCGTCTATACGAGCCTTACCGCGCCCTACCCGAGCGCCGATCCCGCCAGCGTCATCCCCGACGACCATTTCTGGACCGAGGCGCGCCTCGCCGCGGGAAAGGCAGACTGGTCCTCGCTTCGCAACAATCTCTACGCCGAAGGTATCTTGCAGTCGGCGGGCGCAGCCATCGCCAGCGGCAAGCTTTACCATGCCCAAGGCAAAGCGGGCCGAGCCTCTGTCGCCCATGACGACGCCGCGGCCGCAGCCGCCGGCGCACTCTTGCTGGCAGAAGGCAAGCGCATCTATGACGTCGGCGGCCCCGAGGCGTTGACCCAGGCCGAGGTCGCAGCGCTGCTCAGTGAACTGTCGGGCAAACCCGTGGAGGCTGTCGCCCTCTCTGGCGAAGACTTCCGCGCCGGCCTGCGCGCCGCCGGTGTACCCGAGGCGTTCATCGGTATTGCCGCTCAGTTCGACCTGGACACCGCACAGGGTTACCACGCCATCGTCACCGATGCCGTTGAGGTCCTGACGGGCCGCAAACCGCGTAGCGTGCGCGACGTTCTCCTCGCCAACAGAGCCAAGTTGGCAGCCTGATCGGACGCGGGCCGCCGAAATAGCTGCGGCGGCCCGCAATTCCGGGCTCATAACCCCATGCCGGTGCTGGACGGAAGCCCCCTGAGCTCGTACTAAAGCCCCCCTGTTGGGGCTTCTTCGTGGGGGAGTTGATTCCGTTGTCGATCGGGCGGTCCTTGGTTCATTACTGGCGGACCCGGTCAATCGGTTTCGGCCTCGAACATCTCGGCTTTCTGACGCTCAAATATCCGCGCCTCCTCGCTGCGGCGGTGATCGCACTCACCGTGCTGGCCGTTGGCCAGATCCCGCGCGCCAATGTCGATGGCGATCTCATGCGCATCTTCGCGCATTCCGGTGCCGAGTACGACACCTACGAACGCCTCTCCCAGACCTTCGGCACCTTCGAGAACGACATCTATTTCCTGGTGTCCTCTCCTGACCTGACCGATCCGGCCGTGCTCGAGCAGTTGCGCAACCTTGCGTTCGACCTCGAACTCAACGATTACGCGGCCGGCACGATGTCCCCGTTCACCCTGCGCCGGCCAAGCGAATATGGCGGGTCGGTACCCGCCGTGCCCGAGGGCATGACCAGCCGGGAGGAAGTCGCCGCGGCGCTGAGCGATCTCCAGCAGAACGATCCGCTGATGCGCAACCTCATCACGCCGGACCTCACCGGCATCGTGATGATCCTCTTCCCCAATGCCGAAATGACCCGCGGCGACGGCACCAAGGAGATGATTGCCCAGCTCAAGGATGTTGCGGCCCAATATGCCAGTGACAGCATCCAGATCGAACTGACCGGCCCGCCGATGTGGACCGCCGAGATGCTCAATGCGGCGGTTGACGACCAGGTCAAGTTCACCATCTACGGCTTTGCCCTTGGCGCCCTAATCGCCCTGGTCAGCCTGCGCTCCTTCTGGGGCGCCATCCTGGTATCAGCCACGCCATTCATCGCCGTGATGTGGGTGATGGGTATCGTGCTGCTGTTCTTCGGCTCGTTCTCGTTCCTCACCATTATCGTCACCACGCTGGTGCTGGTGATTGCCTTCGCCGAAAGCCTGTTCTTCATCTTCAACTGGCTGGCCTACTGGCGCGACGGCATGGATCCCTACAAGGCCGTCGACACCACGGTGAAAGTCGTCGGGCCCGCCAGTGCCCTGACCATGCTCACCACACTGGTCTCGTTCGCCTCGCTCTCGCTGACCCCGGGCCAGGGCATCCAGGAATTTTCCATAGCAGGTACAATCGCTTCGCTGCTCAGCTTCGTCTGCCTGATGACGTTCCTGCCGCTCGTCCTCAAGCTGGCCATTCGCCTCGGCTTCAGGATTCCGCCGCAAACCGGCTTCGTGCTGACTGCACCGATGAAGCTCTCCTGGTTCCTCGCCACGCGCTTCAGCCGCGCCATGGCCGCCGGAGCCATCGTTGTCACCGCCGCCCTCTTCGTTCCCTATTTCCTGGTCGAACCGCGTTTCGCATTCGAGGACTATGTCGCCAGGGATTCCTCGGCCCTCGACGCGGCGGTTGATATCGACGCCGGCGTCGGCGGCGTTGCCCCCATCTATGTCCGCGTACCGCTCAAGGACGGCGTTTCGGACGTCACCGACGGCGATTTCGAAACCATCCGTACCGTGCACCGGATACTCGAGAGCCATCTTGGACAGAACAAGGTCATCTCTGCGGCCAGTTTCGTCCACTACGAGGATTCCGGCTTCACGCGGCAGGACATCTTCGATTCTGTGGGGCAATTCCTCAAGCGCCGCTTCATCACCGACGATGGCACCCAGGCCCTGGTGACCGGGTTCATGCCGACCATCATCGATTCCGAGGCCCTCAAGGACCTGGTGCACACGACACAGGCCGAGATCGAGGCTGCCGGTATCAAGGGCGCCGAGATCGGCGGCTTCCGCATCCTCACCGCCTTTGCCACCGACAATATCGTCCAGGGCCTCCAGCTCGACCTGACCTTCAGCGTGCTGGTGAACCTCTTCCTTATCGGCTTTGCCTTCCGCTCGTTGCGGGTCGCCATGGCGACGGCAATTCCCAATCTCTTTCCGGTGCTCGGCGCCGAAGCCTATCTCTGGTGGTCGGGCGCTGGCCTGCAGCTCACCACCGTCCTCTCGTTGACCATCGCCTTCGGCATTGCGGTCGACGACACGACGCACTTCCTCTCCCACTACCTGCATGCTCGCCGGGAGGAAGGGCGTGAACATCGCGACGCGGTGCGACACACCATGGAGCGTATCGGTGGGGCAATCGTGGCGACAACGATCATCCTGTGCTCCGGCACGGGCATTGTCGCAACCTCCGGACTGCCGCAGGTCGCGCTGTTCGGTTCTTTGTTTGTGATAACCCTCGCTCTGGCACTGATCGGAGATGTGTTTATTCTCCCGGCCTTGCTCGTAGCTGGGGGCAAATTCTTTCATCCTCTTGGAGGCATCAAGAAATGAACAACGGCGGACCCCTGTGGCGCGCTCTTGCGCTCGCTGGTCTGATGGTCGCGGGCGCTGCTGCCCCCGCGATGGCTGCACAGGCCGACATCGAATTCCTGGGCAGCTACCTGGGTGACTGGAAAGGGCGCGGTCAGTTGCAGGGCGCAAACACCGAGACGGTGGTTTGCAAGCTCAACCTGACGGCGGCCAACAACAACACCAAGATCAACTATTCCGGCCGCTGCACCCTCGCGGGCAGCAACCTCGCCGTTAACGGCACGGTCGCCTATATCGACGCCAAGCGGCGCTACGAGGCCGTCATGACCTCCAATGCCTCGTTTACCGGCACGGCGATCGGCCAGCGCCAAGGCAACGGCGTCGTCTTCAACCTCCGGGAAAAAGAGCGCGACGAGGCCGCCAAGCGCGACATGACGATCACCTCGTCGATCTCGCTCCTCGACAACGCCATCATGGTCGAGTTCCTCGTCGTGGATGACGCCACCGGCGACACCATCCGCGCCAAGGTCCCCTTCGCCAAGTAATCCGGCGGAAAAGCCGGCCACCATTGAAAAAGGGCGGCCCTGCGGCCGCCCTTTTTCAATTCCGATCTCGTTCGCTCAGAACGGGATATCGTCATCCATTCCGCCGGATTCGAACGCCGGCGTGCTCGACGGACGGCGGCTCTGGCCGCCACCGCCGCTGGACTGACCGCCGAACCCGCCCTCGCCGCCGCGCGGACCCGAGAAGCCACCGCCCTCGTTGTCGCCGCGACCGTCGAGCATGGTCAGGTTCGAGTTGAAGTTCTGCAGCACCACCTCGGTGGAATAGCGGTCCTGGCCGCTCTGGTCCTGCCACTTGCGCGTCTGCAGCGCGCCTTCGATGTAGACCTTGCTGCCCTTGCGCAGATACTGCTCGGCTACCTTGGTGAGACCTTCATTGAAGATCACCACACGGTGCCACTCGGTCCGCTCCTTGCGCTCGCCGGTATTGCGATCTCGCCAGGTATCGGTCGTCGCCACGCTCAGGTTCACCACCTTGCCGCCGCTCGGCAGCGAGCGCACTTCCGGGTCGTTACCGAGATTGCCGATCAAGATGACCTTGTTTACGCTGCCCGCCATCGCCTGTCCTTCCGTACTCGTTTGGCTGGAGCCACCGGCTCCGCCGTTTGGCGCACTTTATGCGGTTGCACCTGTCCGCGCCCGCCCTGTTTTGAGGTTTCAACAGGCGCAGACCGCATTGTTCTCTATATGTTCCGTCAATGTCAGCAAATGTCAAGTAATCTGGGCGCTTTGCAGATGTGATCTGCGTGGATTCACCCTTGACCGAATCCACCCTGTTCCGCTTATGTTCTTTCCGCTAGTATATTGCCGCATCGTGGCCCGGCACGGGCTGCGACGAGATTGATGGGACTGCGGCGGCCACCTTGCGCTAAACAAGCCTGGCTTGCGAAACTGCGCCGGCGCGCCTATCTCCCGATCTTGGCTGCCAGCCAGGATCAGACCGCATCGTTACCCGTACGTTCGCTTCGCTCGACGGAGCGGCATAGAGCCGTGGACCAGAATATGCCCGACGCCAACAATCGTGAAATCGTCATCCGCGGTGCCAAGGAGCACAACCTCAAGTCCGTTGACCTGCGGCTGCCGCGCGACAAACTGATCGTGATGACGGGCCTGTCGGGTTCGGGCAAGTCCTCCCTGGCGTTCGACACCATCTATGCCGAAGGTCAGCGGCGCTATGTCGAGAGCCTCTCGGCCTACGCGCGCCAGTTCCTGGAAATGATGCAGAAGCCTGATGTCGAGCAGATCGACGGGCTCTCTCCGGCCATCTCGATCGAGCAGAAGACCACCTCGCGCAATCCGCGCTCGACCGTGGGCACCGTCACCGAGATCTACGATTACCTCCGCCTGCTCTACGCGCGCGTCGGCATCCCCTATTCGCCCGCCACCGGCCTTCCCATCGAGAGCCAGACTGTCTCCCAAATGGTAGACAAGGTTCTAGCCCTGCCCGAAGGCACGCGTCTCTACCTCCTCGCGCCAATGATCCGCGGCCGCAAGGGCGAGTACAAGCGCGAACTCAACGACCTGATGCGCAAGGGCTTCCAGCGCGTCAAGATCGACGGCGAGTTCTACGACATCGAGGACGCGCCGAGCCTCGACAAGAAGCTCAAGCATGACCTTGAAGTCGTGGTCGACCGCCTGGTCGTTTCCCCTGACATCGCTTCGCGCCTGGCCGAAAGCTTCGAGACGGCGCTCAAGCTTGCCGACGGCATCGCGCTGGTCGAATACGCCGACGAGAAGGAGGCCGATGGTTCGGCCAAGAGCATCACGTTCTCGGAAAAATTCGCCTGCCCGGTCTCCGGCTTCACGATTGCCGAGATCGAGCCGCGCCTCTTCTCGTTCAACAACCCGTTCGGCGCCTGTCCGGTATGCGATGGCCTGGGCACCGAGCGCAAGATCGACCCGGACCTTGTGGTTCCGGACGCATCGCTGTCGCTGCGCGACGGCGCCATCCTGCCATGGTCCAAGACTTCGGCTCCCTACTACCTGCAGACGCTCGAAGCGGTGGCGCGGCACTATGGCGCCTCCACCGGATCTGCGTGGGAGGATCTCTCCGATGACGTGCGCCAGGCCCTGCTCTACGGCACCGGCAAGACGCAGATCAATTTCGTCTACGACGACGGCCTGCGCACCTATAAGACCACCAAGCCCTTCGAAGGCGTGATCGGCAACCTCGAGCGCCGCTACAAGGAAACCGAATCCGCCGGCATGCGCGAAGAGATCGAGCGCTACATGTCCTCGGCGCCGTGCGTCGCCTGTAACGGCTATCGCTTGAAGCCCGAGGCTCTGGCGGTCAAGATCAACGGGCTCCACATCGGCCAGGTGACCGAAAAGTCGATCCGCAACGCCTCCGACTGGTTGAAGGAGCTGCCCCGGCACCTCAACGACAACCAGCGCACCATCGGCGAGCGCGTCCTCAAGGAAATCCGCGAGCGCCTGGATTTCCTAAACGACGTCGGCCTCGACTACCTGACCCTGGCCCGCAACTCCGGCTCGCTCTCGGGCGGCGAAAGCCAGCGCATCCGCCTGGCCAGCCAGATCGGTTCGGGCCTCACCGGCGTGCTCTACGTTCTCGACGAGCCCTCGATCGGCCTGCACCAGCGCGATAACGAACGCCTGCTCGAAACCCTGCGCCGGCTGCGCGACCTCGGCAACACCGTGATCGTGGTCGAACACGACGAAGACGCCATCCTGACCGCCGACTACGTTGTCGATATCGGCCCGGGCGCCGGCGTCCATGGCGGCCATATCGTGGCTGAAGGCACCCCACAGGATATCATCGACAATCCGGACAGCATCACCGGCGCCTATCTTTCGGGCCGCATGGGCATCCCCCTGCCCGCCGAGCGCCGCGAGCCGTCCAAGACCCGCAAACTCTCGCTCAAGGGCGCGACGGGCAACAACCTCAAGGATGTCTCGGTCGACGTTCCACTGGGCCTGTTCGTTGCCATCACCGGCGTCTCGGGCGGGGGCAAGTCGACACTGATGATCGACACCATGTACCAGGCCATCGCGCGCCGCCTCAACGGCGCTCGCGTGGTGCCGGCGCCTCACGAGGCGCTGACTGGCCTGGAGTTCCTCGACAAGGTCATCGATATCGACCAGAGCCCCATCGGGCGCACGCCCCGCTCGAACCCCGCCACCTATACCGGCGCCTTCACGCCGCTGCGCGAGTGGTTCGCCGGACTGCCGGAAGCCAAGGCCCGCGGTTACGGCCCGGGGCGCTTCTCCTTCAACGTCAAGGGCGGACGCTGCGAGAAGTGCGAGGGCGATGGCGTTCTCAAGATCGAGATGCACTTCTTGCCCGATGTCTACGTCACCTGCGACGTCTGCAAGGGCAAGCGCTACAACCGCGAGACGCTCGAGGTCCAGTTCAAGGGCAAGTCGATCTCCGATATCCTCGACATGACCATCGATGAGGGCGTGGAGTTCTTCGCCGCCGTGCCCTCGATCCGCGACAAGCTGGTGACGCTCCAGCGCGTCGGGCTGGGTTACGTCAAGATCGGCCAGCCCGCCACGACCCTCTCAGGCGGCGAAGCCCAACGCGTCAAGCTCTCCAAGGAGTTGTCCAAGCGCGCCACTGGCCGCACGCTCTATATGCTGGACGAACCCACGACTGGCCTGCACTTCCACGACGTGGCCAAGCTGCTCGAAGTCCTGCACGAACTGGTCGAGGGCGGCAACACGGTGGTCGTTATCGAGCACAACCTCGAGGTCATCAAGACGGCCGACTGGATCATCGATATGGGCCCGGAGGGCGGCGACGGCGGCGGCGAAGTTGTCGGCGTCGGCACGCCCGAAGATGTTGCAGCCAATCCAAGATCTTACACGGGCGCCTTCCTCAAGGAAGTCATGGCGCGCCGGCCACCGCGAAGTCAGGCGGCAGAGTGATGTGAGCAAGGGCGGCCTGGGTGCCGCCCTTTGTTTTTGGGCCATTCCCCTGCGGCAATCGTCGAAATTCCCCCATGTGTATGACGGGGGAATGAAGATCGGCATGCGTGATACGCATGGCCCGCTTGAGGTTTGAGGCATTTCATGACTGCGCGATTCAGCTCATCTTCCCCACTGGGGCAAACTCGGAAAGGAAGTGCGCAAATGTTTGTTAGAGCGGTCTGGCGCGTAAGGCGACTGGTCGACATCAAGCAGACATTGCGGGAAATGGACGTTCCGACGACGCGAGAGGCCGACATGCTCGGTCTCTGTGGGCCGGATTTTTCCAAGATGACCCGTGGTCTGTTCGACAAGTAGCTTACAACGCGAAATCCATGTTCGGGCGGCCGTCACGGGAAACCGGGCGGCCGCTTCGGTTTTCAGATTCTGAATTTCTGATGAACGCGCTTGAAAAGAGTTATGCGGATTTCGCATGTCAAATCTGAGCAATCACCCTCTGCTCAAATCAAGACCTCGGCACTAGATACAGTGCGTACGACGAAAGGAGACACCAAATGGACATTCGCAAGACCCTTCGCAAGTGGGCTGCCTACCAGCAGACCGTCCGTGAGCTGAACGCTCTCGACAACCGTCAGCTGACCGACCTCGGCATCACCCGCAGCGACATCTCCCGTATTGCGCGCGACCATGCCAGCACCCTCTAAAGGTTCGCTGACTGCCCGCATCGCGGAGAAGT from the Youhaiella tibetensis genome contains:
- a CDS encoding NAD(P)H-binding protein, which encodes MANFANTTLLVTGASGHLGRKAVDQLLARGAQKIVAMTRSPDKIADLAAKGVEVRAGSFDDTASLDAAFKGVDRLLLISTDTVGIPGGRKAQHIRAIDAAERAGVSHIVYTSLTAPYPSADPASVIPDDHFWTEARLAAGKADWSSLRNNLYAEGILQSAGAAIASGKLYHAQGKAGRASVAHDDAAAAAAGALLLAEGKRIYDVGGPEALTQAEVAALLSELSGKPVEAVALSGEDFRAGLRAAGVPEAFIGIAAQFDLDTAQGYHAIVTDAVEVLTGRKPRSVRDVLLANRAKLAA
- the uvrA gene encoding excinuclease ABC subunit UvrA; protein product: MPDANNREIVIRGAKEHNLKSVDLRLPRDKLIVMTGLSGSGKSSLAFDTIYAEGQRRYVESLSAYARQFLEMMQKPDVEQIDGLSPAISIEQKTTSRNPRSTVGTVTEIYDYLRLLYARVGIPYSPATGLPIESQTVSQMVDKVLALPEGTRLYLLAPMIRGRKGEYKRELNDLMRKGFQRVKIDGEFYDIEDAPSLDKKLKHDLEVVVDRLVVSPDIASRLAESFETALKLADGIALVEYADEKEADGSAKSITFSEKFACPVSGFTIAEIEPRLFSFNNPFGACPVCDGLGTERKIDPDLVVPDASLSLRDGAILPWSKTSAPYYLQTLEAVARHYGASTGSAWEDLSDDVRQALLYGTGKTQINFVYDDGLRTYKTTKPFEGVIGNLERRYKETESAGMREEIERYMSSAPCVACNGYRLKPEALAVKINGLHIGQVTEKSIRNASDWLKELPRHLNDNQRTIGERVLKEIRERLDFLNDVGLDYLTLARNSGSLSGGESQRIRLASQIGSGLTGVLYVLDEPSIGLHQRDNERLLETLRRLRDLGNTVIVVEHDEDAILTADYVVDIGPGAGVHGGHIVAEGTPQDIIDNPDSITGAYLSGRMGIPLPAERREPSKTRKLSLKGATGNNLKDVSVDVPLGLFVAITGVSGGGKSTLMIDTMYQAIARRLNGARVVPAPHEALTGLEFLDKVIDIDQSPIGRTPRSNPATYTGAFTPLREWFAGLPEAKARGYGPGRFSFNVKGGRCEKCEGDGVLKIEMHFLPDVYVTCDVCKGKRYNRETLEVQFKGKSISDILDMTIDEGVEFFAAVPSIRDKLVTLQRVGLGYVKIGQPATTLSGGEAQRVKLSKELSKRATGRTLYMLDEPTTGLHFHDVAKLLEVLHELVEGGNTVVVIEHNLEVIKTADWIIDMGPEGGDGGGEVVGVGTPEDVAANPRSYTGAFLKEVMARRPPRSQAAE
- a CDS encoding single-stranded DNA-binding protein — its product is MAGSVNKVILIGNLGNDPEVRSLPSGGKVVNLSVATTDTWRDRNTGERKERTEWHRVVIFNEGLTKVAEQYLRKGSKVYIEGALQTRKWQDQSGQDRYSTEVVLQNFNSNLTMLDGRGDNEGGGFSGPRGGEGGFGGQSSGGGGQSRRPSSTPAFESGGMDDDIPF
- a CDS encoding DUF1127 domain-containing protein → MDIRKTLRKWAAYQQTVRELNALDNRQLTDLGITRSDISRIARDHASTL
- a CDS encoding efflux RND transporter permease subunit, producing the protein MVHYWRTRSIGFGLEHLGFLTLKYPRLLAAAVIALTVLAVGQIPRANVDGDLMRIFAHSGAEYDTYERLSQTFGTFENDIYFLVSSPDLTDPAVLEQLRNLAFDLELNDYAAGTMSPFTLRRPSEYGGSVPAVPEGMTSREEVAAALSDLQQNDPLMRNLITPDLTGIVMILFPNAEMTRGDGTKEMIAQLKDVAAQYASDSIQIELTGPPMWTAEMLNAAVDDQVKFTIYGFALGALIALVSLRSFWGAILVSATPFIAVMWVMGIVLLFFGSFSFLTIIVTTLVLVIAFAESLFFIFNWLAYWRDGMDPYKAVDTTVKVVGPASALTMLTTLVSFASLSLTPGQGIQEFSIAGTIASLLSFVCLMTFLPLVLKLAIRLGFRIPPQTGFVLTAPMKLSWFLATRFSRAMAAGAIVVTAALFVPYFLVEPRFAFEDYVARDSSALDAAVDIDAGVGGVAPIYVRVPLKDGVSDVTDGDFETIRTVHRILESHLGQNKVISAASFVHYEDSGFTRQDIFDSVGQFLKRRFITDDGTQALVTGFMPTIIDSEALKDLVHTTQAEIEAAGIKGAEIGGFRILTAFATDNIVQGLQLDLTFSVLVNLFLIGFAFRSLRVAMATAIPNLFPVLGAEAYLWWSGAGLQLTTVLSLTIAFGIAVDDTTHFLSHYLHARREEGREHRDAVRHTMERIGGAIVATTIILCSGTGIVATSGLPQVALFGSLFVITLALALIGDVFILPALLVAGGKFFHPLGGIKK
- a CDS encoding winged helix-turn-helix transcriptional regulator, yielding MSDDAARLEAVVTQFRKAGINGALADCPVRGILDKISDKWSMLIVLELAPGAMRFNQIRRAIPDISQKMLTQTLKELQRDGLVSRTVFPTVPPAVEYELTELGVSLLRPFSILVEWADARYQQIERARSDFDAQAVA